From a region of the Streptomyces sp. NBC_00193 genome:
- the leuE gene encoding leucine efflux protein LeuE produces MLGVTDLPTYVAGLVLIILLPGPNSLYVLSVAARGGVRHGYRAAAGVFTGDAVLMTLAAVGAGALLQTSPIVFGVVKVLGAGYLSWLAIGMLRGAWTMWRARAERAGAGEGTPDGPAAAEGKPGDMERPYRRALLISLFNPKAILFLMSFFVQFVDTAYAYPALSFLLLGSLMQIGSFLYLTTLIFGGDRLAATFRRRKRLAAGASSAAGVVFLGFAAKLAVS; encoded by the coding sequence ATGCTGGGTGTCACAGATCTTCCGACGTACGTCGCCGGCCTGGTGCTGATCATTTTGCTGCCGGGGCCGAACTCGCTCTACGTGCTCTCCGTCGCCGCGCGCGGCGGGGTCCGCCACGGGTACCGGGCCGCCGCCGGCGTGTTCACCGGAGACGCCGTGCTCATGACCCTGGCCGCGGTCGGGGCCGGGGCGCTGCTGCAGACCAGCCCGATCGTGTTCGGCGTCGTCAAAGTGCTCGGCGCCGGGTACCTGAGCTGGCTCGCCATCGGCATGCTGCGGGGCGCGTGGACCATGTGGCGCGCCCGCGCCGAGCGCGCCGGGGCCGGTGAGGGCACCCCGGACGGGCCCGCGGCCGCTGAGGGGAAGCCCGGGGACATGGAGCGGCCCTACCGGCGGGCGCTGCTGATCAGCCTGTTCAACCCGAAGGCCATCCTCTTCCTGATGTCCTTCTTCGTGCAGTTCGTGGACACGGCCTACGCCTACCCGGCGCTGTCGTTCCTGCTGCTCGGCAGCCTGATGCAGATCGGCAGCTTCCTCTACCTGACCACGCTGATCTTCGGCGGGGACCGCCTGGCGGCCACGTTCCGGCGCCGCAAGCGGCTCGCCGCGGGGGCCAGCTCGGCGGCGGGCGTGGTCTTCCTGGGCTTCGCGGCGAAGCTCGCGGTGAGCTGA
- a CDS encoding methylmalonyl-CoA mutase, translating into MERHTESGVPIAPVYRPEDLAGWDPGTELGEPGEYPYTRGVHPTMYTGRPWTMRQYAGFGTAAESNARYRQLIAGGAAGLSVAFDLPTQMGHDSDAPLAHGEVGKVGVAIDSVEDMRVLFDGIPLDRVSTSMTINAPAALLLLLYQLVAEEQGIDPAQLTGTVQNDVLKEYVARGTYIFPPGPSLRLTADVFRYCRAELPKWNTISISGYHMAEAGASPAQEIAFTLADAIAYVRTALAAGMEVDSFAPRLSFFFVARTTLLEEVAKFRAARRIWARVMREEFGARDPKSLMLRFHTQTAGVQLTAQQPELNLVRVAVQGLAAVLGGTQSLHTNSFDEAIALPTEKSARLALRTQQVLAYETDVPHTVDPFAGSYAVERMTDEVEAAALDLMARVEAMGGAVAAIEAGFQKEEIERNAYRIARETESGERVVVGVNRFALDEEEPYEPLRVDPAIEDRQRASLAALRAGRDGAAVDEALAALREAAAGTENVLYPMREALRARATVGEVCGALREVWGTYVPADSGW; encoded by the coding sequence ATGGAGCGGCACACCGAGAGCGGGGTCCCGATCGCGCCCGTCTACCGCCCGGAGGACCTCGCCGGCTGGGACCCCGGGACCGAACTGGGGGAGCCGGGGGAGTACCCGTACACCCGGGGCGTCCACCCGACCATGTACACCGGACGGCCCTGGACCATGCGCCAGTACGCCGGGTTCGGTACCGCCGCCGAGTCCAACGCCCGCTACCGGCAGCTCATCGCGGGCGGCGCCGCCGGGCTGTCCGTGGCCTTCGACCTGCCCACCCAGATGGGGCACGACTCCGACGCCCCGCTCGCGCACGGCGAGGTCGGGAAGGTGGGCGTCGCGATCGACTCGGTCGAGGACATGCGGGTGCTGTTCGACGGGATCCCGCTCGACCGCGTGTCCACATCGATGACGATCAACGCACCGGCCGCGCTGCTGCTCCTGCTCTACCAACTGGTCGCCGAGGAGCAGGGGATCGATCCCGCTCAGCTGACCGGCACGGTCCAGAACGACGTGCTGAAGGAGTACGTCGCACGGGGGACCTACATCTTCCCGCCCGGCCCCTCCCTGAGGTTGACGGCCGACGTGTTCCGCTACTGCCGGGCCGAGCTCCCCAAGTGGAACACCATCTCCATCTCCGGCTACCACATGGCCGAGGCGGGGGCCTCGCCCGCGCAGGAGATCGCCTTCACGCTGGCCGACGCGATCGCGTACGTACGCACCGCGCTGGCCGCCGGGATGGAGGTCGACTCCTTCGCGCCCCGGCTGTCGTTCTTCTTCGTCGCCCGCACCACCCTCCTGGAGGAGGTCGCGAAGTTCCGCGCGGCCCGGCGGATCTGGGCCCGCGTCATGCGCGAGGAGTTCGGGGCCCGGGACCCGAAGTCGCTGATGCTGCGCTTCCACACCCAGACCGCCGGGGTGCAGCTGACGGCGCAGCAGCCCGAGCTCAATCTCGTACGGGTCGCCGTGCAGGGCCTGGCCGCCGTGCTGGGCGGCACCCAGTCGCTGCACACCAACTCCTTCGACGAGGCGATCGCGCTGCCCACCGAGAAGTCGGCCCGTCTCGCGCTGCGGACCCAGCAGGTGCTGGCGTACGAGACGGACGTGCCGCACACCGTCGACCCCTTCGCGGGGTCCTACGCGGTGGAGCGGATGACGGACGAGGTGGAGGCGGCGGCGCTCGACCTGATGGCGCGGGTCGAGGCGATGGGCGGGGCGGTGGCCGCGATCGAGGCGGGCTTCCAGAAGGAGGAGATCGAGCGGAACGCGTACCGGATCGCCCGGGAGACCGAGAGCGGCGAGCGCGTGGTGGTCGGGGTCAACCGCTTCGCGCTGGACGAGGAGGAGCCGTACGAGCCGCTGCGCGTGGATCCGGCGATCGAGGACCGGCAGCGGGCGTCCCTCGCCGCCCTGCGGGCGGGCCGCGACGGAGCGGCCGTGGACGAGGCGCTGGCGGCGCTCCGGGAGGCGGCGGCGGGCACGGAGAACGTGCTCTATCCGATGCGGGAGGCACTGCGCGCCAGGGCCACGGTGGGGGAGGTGTGCGGGGCGCTGCGTGAGGTGTGGGGGACGTACGTGCCGGCTGATTCCGGCTGGTGA
- a CDS encoding L,D-transpeptidase family protein produces the protein MHRQKVIIRALGLATAVALAATACGPQKTDATGSGSSAPASPTAVASPDASPSTDAKPGDASPSASPSASASPSASASPSPTVKQVMANGDDSELVRELQARLRQLKLMTVAPTGFYGSKTTAAVKSFQSKNGLSATGGVDEPTWKKIQNATKKPTADELRPPTVNEPDAPDARCMTGRVMCISKESRTLAWMIDGKVVSTLDVRFGSENTPTREGEFKVEWKAKDWTSTIYHTPMPYSMFFSRGQAVHYSADFAARGYAGASHGCVNVRDKAKLATLFDAVQVGDKVVVYW, from the coding sequence ATGCACCGCCAGAAGGTAATAATCCGCGCACTCGGCCTGGCCACCGCCGTCGCGCTCGCCGCGACCGCCTGCGGACCGCAGAAGACGGATGCCACGGGCTCCGGTTCTTCCGCGCCCGCATCGCCCACGGCGGTCGCCTCTCCCGACGCCTCGCCGTCCACGGACGCAAAGCCGGGCGACGCCTCGCCGTCGGCTTCCCCGTCCGCGTCCGCGTCGCCCTCCGCGTCCGCCTCGCCCTCACCGACCGTGAAGCAGGTCATGGCGAACGGCGACGACAGCGAGCTGGTCCGCGAACTGCAGGCCCGGCTGCGCCAGCTCAAGCTGATGACGGTCGCTCCGACCGGTTTCTACGGCTCGAAGACGACCGCCGCGGTCAAGTCCTTCCAGTCGAAGAACGGCCTGTCCGCCACCGGCGGCGTCGACGAGCCCACCTGGAAGAAGATCCAGAACGCCACGAAGAAGCCGACCGCCGACGAGCTGCGCCCGCCGACCGTCAACGAGCCGGACGCTCCCGACGCGCGCTGCATGACGGGCCGCGTGATGTGCATCAGCAAGGAGAGCCGCACCCTCGCCTGGATGATCGACGGGAAGGTCGTCTCCACGCTGGACGTGCGCTTCGGCTCGGAGAACACCCCGACCCGCGAGGGCGAGTTCAAGGTGGAGTGGAAGGCGAAGGACTGGACGTCGACGATCTACCACACGCCGATGCCGTACTCGATGTTCTTCAGCCGGGGACAGGCCGTGCACTACTCGGCGGACTTCGCCGCCCGCGGCTACGCCGGCGCTTCGCACGGCTGTGTGAACGTCCGGGACAAGGCCAAGCTGGCGACGCTGTTCGACGCGGTGCAGGTCGGCGACAAGGTCGTCGTCTACTGGTGA